One genomic window of Deinococcus aetherius includes the following:
- a CDS encoding putative bifunctional diguanylate cyclase/phosphodiesterase, translated as MTVRPAAPPVLTAEEAAWRQNLLLALPIAGLAVGLGVWLEYRAPQSLPFDRAGYPVLGALLLLLAGWLLVRPTALRVVVGASVGAAGAFFGLRLTYLLHFTQGADTLRELTEAYGWVPVMYVVTYLVPDGNSRLARRLAVLCLISMLLVGAVYTALHAGEREAFPVISALVQLACSNLAVLALTRSLADRLRGRAREHERLAGTDVPTGRLNRRGWSAAFEEELRAREGTQAYAVLFIDLDGFKRVNDTRGHDVGDALLRQAGERLHLLRGGGAAARLGGDEFALFSPVGSAWQAEALAERVRDALQAPYEIGAFTELVTASVGVSVAPHDGTDPETLLRAADLAMYRAKRTGKNAVRRYASALGEAESRRALLERDVQHAAERGELALHYQPLFELRARRAVKVEALLRWTHPGLGPVSPSEFIPLAEATGLIRPLGEWVLRQACADARRLPDALVVAVNVSPVQLEDGDFPALVQAVLHESGLPPERLELELTETAVMRDVDRARHALGQLRALGVRVALDDFGTGHTSLSSLRDLPLDTVKIDRSFVADLRGGHAQPFARTLLGALLQVADLLDLEVVAEGLEDDAQLQALHHLGCHVGQGYLLGRPAPLSDVLDTPWGQPPREEDTVTA; from the coding sequence GTGACCGTCCGTCCCGCCGCGCCCCCCGTGCTCACCGCCGAAGAGGCGGCCTGGCGCCAGAACCTGCTGCTCGCGCTGCCCATCGCCGGTCTGGCGGTCGGTCTGGGGGTCTGGCTGGAGTACCGGGCGCCGCAGTCCCTTCCCTTCGACCGGGCGGGCTACCCAGTGCTCGGCGCGCTGCTGCTGCTGCTCGCCGGGTGGCTGCTGGTCCGGCCGACGGCCCTGCGCGTGGTCGTGGGGGCCTCCGTGGGCGCGGCGGGGGCGTTCTTCGGCCTGCGCCTCACGTACCTGCTGCACTTCACGCAGGGGGCCGACACCCTGCGCGAACTCACCGAGGCGTACGGGTGGGTGCCCGTCATGTACGTCGTGACGTACCTCGTGCCGGACGGGAACAGCCGTCTGGCCCGCCGCCTCGCCGTCCTCTGCCTGATCTCGATGCTGCTCGTCGGCGCGGTCTACACCGCGCTGCACGCGGGCGAGCGGGAGGCCTTCCCGGTGATCTCCGCGCTCGTGCAGCTCGCGTGCAGCAATCTGGCGGTGCTGGCCCTCACCCGCTCGCTCGCCGACCGCCTGCGGGGCCGCGCCCGCGAGCACGAGCGGCTGGCGGGGACCGACGTGCCCACCGGGCGCCTCAACCGCCGGGGCTGGTCGGCGGCCTTCGAGGAGGAGCTGCGGGCCCGTGAGGGGACGCAGGCCTACGCCGTGCTGTTCATCGACCTCGACGGCTTCAAGCGCGTGAACGACACGCGCGGCCACGACGTCGGCGACGCCCTGCTGCGGCAGGCGGGAGAACGGCTGCACCTCCTGCGGGGCGGGGGCGCCGCCGCGCGGCTGGGCGGCGACGAGTTCGCCCTCTTCTCGCCGGTGGGGAGCGCCTGGCAGGCCGAGGCCCTCGCCGAGCGGGTGCGCGACGCCCTCCAGGCCCCGTACGAGATCGGCGCCTTCACCGAACTCGTGACCGCCTCGGTGGGGGTGAGTGTCGCCCCCCACGACGGCACCGACCCCGAGACGTTGCTGCGGGCCGCCGACCTCGCCATGTACCGCGCCAAGCGCACGGGCAAGAACGCGGTGCGGCGTTACGCGAGCGCGCTCGGGGAGGCGGAATCGCGGCGCGCCCTGCTGGAGCGCGACGTGCAGCACGCCGCCGAGCGCGGCGAACTCGCCCTGCATTACCAGCCCCTCTTCGAGCTGCGCGCCCGCCGGGCGGTCAAGGTCGAGGCCCTGCTGCGCTGGACGCACCCCGGCCTGGGGCCGGTCAGCCCCTCCGAGTTCATCCCGCTCGCGGAGGCGACGGGCCTGATCCGGCCGCTTGGCGAGTGGGTGCTGAGGCAGGCCTGCGCGGACGCCCGTCGCCTCCCGGACGCACTCGTCGTCGCGGTGAACGTCTCACCCGTGCAACTGGAGGACGGCGACTTCCCGGCGCTGGTCCAGGCGGTCTTGCACGAGTCGGGGTTGCCGCCCGAGCGGCTGGAACTCGAACTCACCGAGACGGCGGTCATGCGCGACGTGGACCGCGCCCGGCACGCGCTGGGGCAACTGCGCGCCCTGGGCGTGCGGGTCGCCCTCGACGACTTCGGCACCGGGCACACCTCGCTCTCCTCGCTGCGGGACCTGCCGCTCGACACCGTCAAGATCGACCGCTCCTTTGTGGCGGACCTGCGCGGCGGCCACGCGCAGCCCTTCGCCCGGACGCTCCTCGGCGCACTCCTCCAGGTCGCCGACCTCCTCGACCTGGAGGTCGTCGCCGAGGGGCTGGAGGACGACGCCCAATTGCAAGCCCTCCACCACCTCGGCTGTCACGTCGGGCAGGGCTACCTGCTCGGGCGCCCCGCCCCCCTCAGCGACGTGCTGGACACCCCCTGGGGCCAGCCGCCGCGCGAGGAGGACACAGTCACCGCCTGA
- a CDS encoding acetylxylan esterase, with amino-acid sequence MALFDLPEDELRAYRPEREEPPEFDAFWTRTLAEARDLAPGPRFEAADVPLATVEVFDVTFGGGGGSPVRAWLVLPRQCEEPLPCVVEFLGYGGGRGLAHEWLLYASAGYAHLVMDTRGQGGGWRRGDTPDPGAGGEPHSPGFMTLGIGNPHTYYYRRLYADAARAVETAREHPAVDPARVAVTGGSQGGGLALAAAGLVPGVIACLPDVPFLCHFERAIRLTDQLPYAEIAGYLRVHREAAPRVRHTLAYFDALHFAARARAQALFSVALMDEVCPPSTVYAAYNHYAGEKRIVEYPFNRHEGGQGHHDLEKLAFLGKVFGEERPPA; translated from the coding sequence GTGGCCCTCTTCGACCTGCCCGAGGACGAACTCCGCGCCTACCGCCCCGAGCGCGAGGAACCGCCGGAATTCGACGCGTTCTGGACCCGGACTCTGGCGGAGGCCCGCGACCTCGCGCCGGGGCCGCGCTTCGAGGCGGCGGACGTGCCCCTCGCCACCGTCGAGGTGTTCGACGTGACGTTCGGCGGTGGCGGGGGCTCGCCCGTGCGGGCGTGGCTGGTCCTGCCCCGGCAGTGCGAGGAGCCCCTGCCGTGCGTCGTCGAGTTCCTGGGGTACGGCGGCGGGCGGGGCCTGGCACACGAGTGGCTGCTGTACGCCTCGGCGGGGTACGCCCACCTCGTGATGGACACTCGCGGCCAGGGAGGCGGCTGGCGGCGGGGCGACACCCCCGACCCGGGCGCGGGCGGCGAGCCCCACTCGCCGGGCTTCATGACCCTCGGCATCGGCAACCCGCACACGTACTACTACCGCCGCCTGTACGCGGACGCCGCCCGCGCCGTCGAGACCGCCCGCGAGCACCCGGCGGTCGATCCCGCCCGCGTCGCCGTGACGGGCGGCAGCCAGGGGGGCGGCCTCGCCCTCGCCGCCGCCGGACTCGTGCCCGGGGTCATCGCCTGCCTGCCCGACGTGCCCTTCCTGTGCCACTTCGAGCGAGCGATCCGCCTCACCGACCAGTTACCCTACGCCGAGATCGCGGGCTACCTGCGCGTTCACCGGGAGGCCGCCCCCCGGGTTCGGCACACCCTCGCGTACTTCGACGCGCTGCACTTCGCGGCGCGGGCCCGGGCACAGGCCCTCTTCAGCGTGGCCCTGATGGACGAGGTGTGCCCGCCGAGCACCGTGTACGCTGCCTACAATCACTACGCGGGAGAAAAACGCATCGTGGAGTACCCCTTCAACCGCCACGAGGGCGGCCAGGGCCACCACGACCTCGAAAAGCTCGCGTTCCTGGGGAAAGTCTTCGGGGAGGAGCGCCCCCCCGCCTGA
- a CDS encoding RusA family crossover junction endodeoxyribonuclease: protein MPASPPARQVNFVIPALATWGRSGGRPDPTAPRRAKLVGYYTRGATPNHTRLREYQTWKDHVRAHAPPELRRLRPVDETSRVRLDVVCHFANRTHADPENVRKGVVDALFPGGDKWVYGGHDHPRYDAARPRVEVTVTLFSGAKAAAVRSPAAPPTPAAQRVRAKVEAEPHRPVPPRTTPPKSEAAQRPKKTPPTSPGKAEKTGTKAGKTSQKTANSPERKGLWATLEGWAARLTGQTEQDTGRGGTRATRSGRRGTRRN from the coding sequence GTGCCCGCCTCTCCACCCGCCCGACAAGTCAACTTCGTCATCCCCGCCCTGGCGACCTGGGGGCGCAGCGGCGGGCGGCCCGATCCCACCGCGCCGCGCCGCGCGAAGCTGGTGGGGTACTACACCCGGGGCGCCACCCCCAACCACACCCGGCTGCGCGAGTACCAGACCTGGAAGGACCACGTCCGCGCCCACGCACCCCCCGAGCTGCGGCGGCTGCGCCCGGTGGACGAGACGAGCCGGGTGCGGCTGGACGTGGTGTGCCACTTCGCCAACCGCACGCACGCCGACCCCGAGAACGTGCGCAAGGGCGTGGTGGACGCGCTCTTCCCCGGCGGCGACAAGTGGGTCTACGGCGGCCACGACCACCCGCGCTACGACGCCGCCCGCCCGCGCGTGGAGGTGACCGTGACCCTCTTCTCGGGCGCGAAGGCGGCAGCGGTGAGGTCACCGGCGGCGCCCCCCACCCCGGCGGCCCAGCGGGTTCGGGCGAAGGTGGAGGCAGAACCCCACCGCCCGGTTCCCCCAAGGACAACACCACCCAAGAGCGAGGCGGCCCAGCGTCCGAAGAAGACCCCGCCGACCTCCCCCGGCAAAGCGGAGAAGACCGGCACCAAGGCGGGTAAGACCTCCCAGAAGACCGCCAACTCACCCGAGCGAAAGGGGCTGTGGGCGACCCTGGAGGGATGGGCCGCCCGGCTGACGGGCCAGACCGAACAGGACACCGGACGTGGGGGCACCCGGGCCACGCGCTCCGGCAGGCGGGGCACGCGGCGCAATTAG
- a CDS encoding GAF domain-containing protein: MSLPPPLPANERERLQALRRYEVLDTLPEEAFDRIVRLAARMLRVPVAIINFVDEDRQWGKATHGTGSTEAPREHSFCAWTILSDEVMVVENAHEDPRFRDNPQVTGAPHIHLYAGAPLVTPGGYRLGSLCVVSPGPHEIREEDRTVLRELAAMVVDELEFRRARRDLEREVAVRERALRDLTENRAHTETLAVLLASLEVDLLPVEAARLTAEHVARQVGLDWVALASAGGNRVTARTVWHAPGVPDALLHTARQGVPLPGSLTGRTLERGAPLFVDESAQGPFADLGVRAAAALPLGRMGDVAHVYLAARLRPVGWSAADRQLLEAAASSVRVAFERAERAASFPG, from the coding sequence GTGAGCCTGCCCCCCCCCCTCCCCGCGAACGAGCGCGAGCGTCTCCAGGCGCTGCGGCGCTACGAGGTGCTGGACACGCTCCCCGAGGAGGCCTTCGACCGGATCGTGCGCCTTGCCGCGCGGATGCTGCGCGTGCCGGTCGCTATCATCAACTTCGTGGACGAGGACCGCCAGTGGGGCAAGGCCACGCACGGGACCGGCAGCACCGAGGCCCCGCGCGAGCACTCCTTCTGCGCCTGGACGATCCTCTCTGACGAGGTCATGGTCGTCGAGAACGCCCACGAGGACCCGCGCTTCCGGGACAACCCGCAGGTCACGGGCGCCCCCCACATCCACCTGTACGCGGGGGCGCCGCTCGTCACGCCGGGCGGCTACCGGCTGGGCTCGCTGTGCGTGGTGAGCCCGGGGCCGCACGAGATTCGCGAGGAGGACCGGACCGTGCTGCGGGAACTCGCGGCGATGGTGGTGGACGAGCTGGAGTTCCGCCGCGCCCGCCGCGACCTGGAGCGCGAGGTCGCCGTGCGCGAGCGGGCCCTGCGCGATCTCACCGAGAACCGGGCGCACACCGAGACGCTCGCCGTCCTGCTCGCCTCGCTGGAGGTGGACCTGCTCCCGGTCGAGGCGGCGCGGCTCACGGCGGAGCACGTCGCGCGGCAGGTGGGGCTCGACTGGGTGGCGCTCGCCTCCGCCGGGGGGAACCGGGTGACCGCCCGCACGGTCTGGCACGCCCCCGGGGTGCCCGATGCCCTCCTGCACACCGCCCGCCAGGGGGTGCCGCTTCCGGGCAGCCTCACCGGGCGGACCCTGGAGCGGGGCGCGCCCCTCTTCGTGGACGAGTCGGCGCAAGGGCCCTTCGCGGACCTCGGCGTGCGGGCGGCGGCGGCCCTGCCCCTGGGCCGGATGGGCGACGTCGCGCACGTCTACCTGGCGGCCCGCCTGCGTCCCGTGGGGTGGAGCGCCGCCGACCGCCAGCTCCTGGAGGCGGCGGCGAGCAGCGTGCGGGTCGCGTTCGAGCGGGCGGAGCGGGCCGCGTCCTTCCCGGGGTAG
- a CDS encoding PAS domain-containing sensor histidine kinase gives MHSSADLMAAGDGGATGLDELALLRQIVDASADCIKVLDLGAHLLDMNEGGRRVMEIDDFGVCERALWPSFWPEETRPDLLAAVAAAQGGDTGRFEGFCPTFRGTPRWWEVTVSPVRGADGEVGRLLAVSRDITRHRQAEETARRQAELLELTNDAVLVWTLGGGVTYWNRAAEELYGFTRQEALGQVTHRLLGTRRGDGLDAPTFEARLREEGAWRGRLSHRAKDGREVVVDSRHVLMPGEHPGEFAVLESSRDVTEQVRAETRLRESEAHFRRLADANPIGVVIGDEAGGLPYVNDAFLRLIQASREDFAAGRVNWQAITPPEWLPADERAIRQARERGHSDPYEKEYLLPGGTRLSILVAVTRAGIPHDGLVAYVLDLSDRKAAERALSDRNARLEALNRQILDSAGEGIFGLDLRGHTTFANPAALALTGFALEEMLGRPQHALLHHTRADGTPYPEGECPVQAARRDGEVRRVDGEVFWRRDGTSFPVEYVATPLRGTSGETEGVVVTFRDVTARQEAEAALRRSNEDLARSNRELEQFAFVAAHDLQEPLRTVVSYAGLLERKHADELSDGARRYLGFITGGATRMKTLVDDLLAYASLNVVSPARRPVALAGPLSTALEALGAAVQGTGARVEADELPTVPGDARQLAQVFQNLIGNALKFRRPGVPPVIRVQAVREGREWQVRVGDNGIGMEAAYLERVFGMFQRLHTRDRYEGTGLGLAICQKIVEGHGGRIWASSTPGEGTTFHLTLPAAGEA, from the coding sequence GTGCATTCCTCTGCAGACCTCATGGCCGCTGGTGACGGCGGGGCGACGGGCCTCGACGAACTCGCGCTGCTGCGCCAGATCGTGGACGCGAGCGCCGACTGCATCAAGGTGCTCGACCTCGGCGCGCACCTGCTCGACATGAACGAGGGCGGGCGGCGCGTCATGGAGATCGACGACTTCGGCGTCTGCGAGCGCGCCCTGTGGCCCTCCTTCTGGCCCGAGGAGACGCGGCCCGACCTCCTGGCCGCCGTCGCCGCCGCGCAGGGGGGAGACACCGGGCGTTTCGAGGGCTTCTGCCCGACCTTCCGGGGCACGCCGAGGTGGTGGGAGGTCACAGTCAGCCCGGTGCGCGGCGCGGACGGGGAGGTGGGGAGGCTTCTCGCCGTCTCGCGCGACATCACCCGCCACCGCCAGGCCGAGGAGACCGCGCGGCGCCAGGCCGAACTCCTGGAGCTGACGAACGACGCCGTGCTCGTGTGGACCCTGGGGGGTGGGGTGACCTACTGGAACCGCGCCGCCGAGGAGCTGTACGGCTTCACCCGCCAGGAGGCGCTCGGGCAGGTCACCCACCGGCTGCTGGGCACCCGACGGGGGGACGGGCTGGACGCGCCGACCTTCGAGGCCCGGCTGCGCGAGGAGGGGGCGTGGCGTGGCCGCCTCTCCCACCGCGCGAAGGACGGGCGGGAGGTCGTGGTGGACTCGCGCCACGTCCTGATGCCGGGGGAGCACCCGGGCGAGTTCGCCGTGCTGGAGTCGAGCCGCGACGTGACCGAGCAGGTCCGGGCCGAGACCCGGCTGCGCGAGAGCGAGGCGCACTTCCGCCGCCTCGCCGACGCCAACCCCATCGGGGTGGTGATCGGGGACGAGGCGGGAGGGCTCCCATACGTGAACGACGCCTTCTTGCGACTCATCCAGGCCTCGCGTGAGGACTTCGCGGCGGGCCGGGTGAACTGGCAGGCGATCACCCCGCCCGAGTGGCTCCCGGCGGACGAGCGCGCGATCCGGCAGGCGCGGGAGCGCGGCCACAGCGACCCCTACGAGAAGGAGTACCTGCTGCCAGGCGGCACCCGCCTCTCCATCCTGGTGGCGGTGACCCGCGCGGGCATCCCGCACGACGGCCTCGTCGCCTACGTCCTCGACCTCTCGGACCGCAAGGCCGCCGAGCGGGCCCTGAGCGACCGGAACGCCCGGCTGGAGGCGCTCAACCGCCAGATTCTCGACTCGGCCGGGGAGGGCATCTTCGGCCTCGACCTGCGCGGGCACACGACCTTCGCCAACCCCGCCGCGCTCGCCCTGACCGGCTTTGCGCTGGAGGAGATGCTGGGAAGGCCCCAGCACGCCCTCCTCCACCACACCCGGGCGGACGGCACCCCGTACCCGGAGGGGGAATGCCCGGTGCAGGCCGCGCGCCGGGACGGGGAGGTGCGCCGGGTGGACGGGGAGGTCTTCTGGCGCAGGGACGGCACGAGCTTCCCGGTGGAGTACGTCGCCACACCGCTGCGGGGGACCTCGGGCGAGACGGAGGGGGTCGTCGTGACCTTCCGGGACGTGACCGCGCGCCAGGAGGCCGAGGCGGCGCTGCGGCGCAGTAACGAGGACCTCGCCCGCAGCAACCGCGAGCTCGAACAGTTCGCCTTCGTCGCCGCCCACGACCTACAAGAGCCCCTGCGCACGGTCGTGAGTTACGCGGGGCTGCTGGAGCGCAAGCACGCCGACGAACTGTCGGACGGCGCCCGGCGTTACCTGGGGTTCATCACCGGCGGGGCCACCCGCATGAAGACCCTGGTGGACGACCTCCTCGCCTACGCCAGCCTCAACGTCGTGTCCCCCGCCCGGCGGCCCGTGGCCCTGGCGGGGCCGCTCTCGACCGCGCTGGAGGCTCTGGGCGCGGCGGTGCAGGGCACAGGTGCCCGGGTGGAGGCGGACGAGTTGCCCACCGTCCCCGGTGACGCGCGGCAGCTCGCCCAGGTCTTCCAGAACCTGATCGGGAACGCGCTGAAGTTCCGCCGCCCGGGCGTGCCTCCGGTGATTCGGGTGCAGGCCGTGCGCGAGGGGCGGGAGTGGCAGGTGCGGGTCGGCGACAACGGCATCGGGATGGAGGCCGCGTACCTGGAACGCGTCTTCGGGATGTTCCAGCGTCTGCACACCCGCGACCGCTACGAGGGCACCGGTCTGGGCCTCGCCATCTGCCAGAAGATCGTCGAGGGGCACGGGGGCCGCATCTGGGCGAGCAGCACGCCCGGCGAGGGCACCACCTTCCACCTCACCCTGCCCGCCGCCGGGGAGGCGTGA
- a CDS encoding SDR family NAD(P)-dependent oxidoreductase has product MQGAPPSFRLDGQVALVTASSKGIGRACALALAHAGADIVLGLHDRATGEDLAREIEALGRRALPVQMDVTRLDEVRGAVQEALAHFGQIDLLVNNAGIGAPNPAEDVTEEDFDATVAVNLRGTFFVAQVVGRHMLERGRGVIVNISSQAGFVALPTESVYCMTKAGVSHLTRCLALEWAPRGVRVNAVAPTFVETPGTRRWLDDPAFRASVVERIPLGRVGQPVDVAGAVVFLASPAAALITGETLMIDGGWTIR; this is encoded by the coding sequence ATGCAAGGCGCTCCCCCCTCCTTCCGCCTCGACGGGCAGGTCGCGCTCGTCACCGCCTCCTCGAAGGGCATCGGGCGCGCGTGTGCCCTCGCCCTCGCGCACGCCGGGGCCGACATCGTTCTCGGGCTGCACGACCGGGCCACCGGAGAAGACCTCGCCCGCGAGATCGAGGCGCTGGGCCGCCGCGCCCTCCCCGTGCAGATGGACGTGACCCGGCTGGACGAGGTTCGGGGGGCCGTTCAGGAGGCGCTGGCGCACTTCGGGCAGATCGACCTCCTCGTGAACAACGCGGGCATCGGCGCCCCCAACCCCGCCGAGGACGTGACCGAGGAGGACTTCGACGCGACGGTCGCCGTGAACCTGAGGGGCACCTTCTTCGTCGCGCAGGTGGTCGGGCGGCACATGCTCGAAAGGGGCCGGGGCGTCATTGTGAACATCAGTTCGCAGGCGGGCTTCGTGGCGCTCCCCACCGAATCCGTCTACTGCATGACCAAGGCGGGCGTGTCGCACCTCACCCGCTGCCTGGCGCTGGAGTGGGCGCCCCGGGGCGTGCGGGTGAACGCGGTCGCGCCGACCTTCGTCGAGACGCCGGGCACCCGCCGGTGGCTGGACGACCCGGCGTTCCGCGCCTCGGTGGTGGAGCGCATTCCCCTCGGGCGGGTGGGGCAGCCCGTGGACGTGGCGGGGGCGGTGGTGTTCCTCGCGTCCCCGGCGGCGGCCCTGATCACCGGCGAGACGCTGATGATCGACGGGGGCTGGACGATCCGCTGA
- a CDS encoding CBS domain-containing protein, with protein MNVTVGEVRSPRVVSVGAHEGLTAAVVKLERLGLRRLPVLHGGRVVGIVTAGDVRHGLLRIGDPSAFTYAVGRLRVEDVMRSPVLTARADEDLRPAVARMLGAGVGGLPVLDRNGTLGGMLTRGDVLRAEVRRPRLTWGSVAQHMKGEVQTVTADTPAGDALLRLRETGRHVLPVLDGEHLVGVVHARDLEAGGRARGAGTRRARPRAAPALPGRLVRDLMRPPGGDVLGSAPMHRAIERMLEADVYGLRVVSDPGRLLGVVTVSDVLGAVLGGWRKETSAS; from the coding sequence ATGAACGTGACGGTCGGAGAGGTGAGGAGTCCCCGGGTGGTGAGCGTCGGCGCCCACGAGGGGCTGACCGCCGCCGTGGTGAAGCTGGAGCGGCTGGGGTTGCGCCGGTTGCCCGTGCTGCACGGGGGCCGGGTGGTCGGCATCGTGACCGCCGGGGACGTGCGGCACGGCCTGCTCCGGATAGGCGACCCCTCGGCCTTCACCTACGCGGTCGGCCGGCTGCGGGTCGAGGACGTGATGCGCTCGCCCGTCCTCACCGCCCGGGCCGACGAGGACCTGCGGCCCGCCGTCGCCCGGATGCTGGGCGCCGGGGTGGGCGGCCTGCCCGTGCTCGACAGGAACGGCACCCTGGGGGGGATGCTCACCCGGGGGGACGTGCTGCGGGCCGAGGTGCGCCGCCCCCGCCTGACCTGGGGCAGCGTGGCCCAACACATGAAGGGCGAGGTCCAGACGGTGACGGCGGACACCCCCGCCGGGGACGCCCTCCTCCGGCTGCGCGAGACGGGGCGGCACGTCCTGCCCGTGCTCGACGGCGAACACCTCGTCGGGGTGGTCCACGCCCGCGACCTGGAGGCTGGGGGCCGAGCGCGAGGAGCGGGCACACGGCGAGCCCGACCCCGGGCGGCCCCGGCCCTGCCGGGCAGGCTGGTGCGCGACTTGATGCGCCCGCCGGGCGGGGACGTGCTGGGCAGCGCCCCGATGCACCGCGCGATAGAGCGGATGCTGGAGGCGGACGTGTACGGGCTGCGGGTGGTCAGCGACCCCGGGCGGCTCCTCGGCGTGGTGACGGTGAGCGACGTGCTGGGCGCCGTCCTGGGGGGCTGGCGCAAGGAGACCTCCGCCTCCTGA
- a CDS encoding lipopolysaccharide biosynthesis protein: MPDMEEHGGGLGARLRPARPTVMTWPPRGVSRDGAVEGGPEASGERHVGRRPGRAMRDSLIANAVSLVATSAVTSGLGFGFWWLAARVLPAEGVGLGSAAVSAMMLVATLSMLGLGTLLISELPGARERADAAGLMSAALLSAAVAAALLAVACGLALPHAAPSFAWIARDPASLALFVLGVVVSAVTLVFDQAVIGLLRGELQWWRNAVSAVVKLLAVLVVGQFATHAGAQAIYGAWFIGNVASVLAVLPLARQGGAPLLGRPNWSFLARLGGPALRHHALNLAMQAPALALPVLAASQLIPGANAAFYVSWMIASFLGMVPYALATVLPAASSQETAVLRARVRASLRWSLLVCAPGAAGLILTARPLLALFGPAYEQHALSLQVLALTALPVIVKAHYIALGRVRGHLAGAAVMVALGGGVELAAAALGGRAWGVVGLSVGLLIAYGLEALCLLPTVLRGAGWPGGRP, translated from the coding sequence ATGCCTGACATGGAGGAACATGGTGGAGGGCTGGGCGCCCGGCTCCGGCCTGCGCGCCCGACGGTGATGACCTGGCCGCCCAGGGGCGTCTCCCGTGACGGCGCGGTCGAGGGCGGGCCGGAGGCGAGCGGCGAGCGGCACGTCGGGCGCCGACCTGGAAGGGCGATGAGGGACAGTTTGATCGCCAACGCCGTCTCGCTGGTCGCAACCAGCGCAGTCACCTCGGGGCTGGGCTTCGGCTTCTGGTGGCTGGCGGCGCGCGTGCTGCCCGCCGAGGGCGTGGGCCTCGGTTCCGCCGCCGTGTCCGCGATGATGCTGGTCGCCACGTTGAGCATGCTCGGCCTGGGCACCCTCCTGATCAGTGAACTGCCCGGGGCCAGGGAGCGCGCGGATGCAGCGGGCCTGATGAGCGCCGCGCTGCTCTCTGCCGCCGTCGCGGCGGCGCTGCTGGCCGTCGCCTGCGGCCTCGCCCTGCCGCACGCCGCGCCCTCCTTTGCCTGGATCGCCCGCGACCCCGCCTCGCTGGCGCTGTTCGTCCTCGGGGTGGTCGTCTCGGCGGTGACCCTGGTGTTCGACCAGGCGGTGATCGGCCTGCTGCGCGGCGAGTTGCAGTGGTGGCGCAACGCCGTCTCCGCCGTCGTCAAACTGCTCGCGGTCCTGGTCGTGGGGCAGTTTGCCACGCACGCGGGCGCGCAGGCCATCTACGGGGCATGGTTCATCGGCAACGTCGCCTCCGTGCTGGCGGTCTTGCCGCTCGCCCGGCAAGGCGGCGCGCCGTTGCTGGGCCGTCCGAACTGGTCGTTCCTGGCGCGCCTTGGCGGCCCCGCGCTGCGGCACCACGCGCTGAACCTGGCGATGCAGGCCCCCGCCCTCGCCCTGCCGGTGCTGGCCGCGAGCCAACTGATCCCAGGCGCGAACGCCGCCTTCTACGTGTCGTGGATGATCGCCAGCTTCCTCGGCATGGTTCCGTACGCGCTGGCGACCGTGCTGCCCGCCGCCAGCTCGCAGGAGACGGCGGTGTTGCGGGCCCGGGTGCGCGCCTCGCTGCGGTGGTCGCTGCTGGTCTGCGCGCCGGGCGCCGCAGGGCTGATCCTCACCGCCCGCCCGCTGCTCGCGCTGTTCGGCCCGGCGTACGAGCAACACGCGCTCAGCCTGCAGGTGCTCGCGCTGACGGCCCTGCCCGTGATCGTCAAGGCGCACTACATCGCGCTGGGGCGCGTGCGCGGGCACCTCGCCGGCGCGGCGGTGATGGTCGCGCTCGGCGGGGGGGTGGAACTGGCGGCGGCGGCCCTCGGCGGGCGGGCGTGGGGGGTGGTGGGTCTGTCGGTCGGCCTGCTGATCGCGTACGGTCTGGAGGCGCTGTGCCTGCTCCCCACGGTGCTGCGCGGCGCCGGATGGCCGGGAGGGCGACCGTGA